In a genomic window of Physeter macrocephalus isolate SW-GA chromosome 14, ASM283717v5, whole genome shotgun sequence:
- the SLPI gene encoding antileukoproteinase, protein MTFSGLFPFVLLALGTLAPWAVEGAANALKAGACPPRIHAQCLRYEKPECKSDWQCLEKKKCCPDTCGIKCLDPVNTSNPVEEKPGKCPVVYSQCLMLNPRSHCETDGQCMGKLKCCKSMCGKVCISPVKA, encoded by the exons ATGACCTTCAGTGGCCTCTTCCCCTTCGTGCTTCTTGCCCTGGGAACCCTGGCACCTTGGGCTGTGGAGGGTGCTGCAAATG CTTTGAAAGCTGGAGCCTGCCCTCCTAGAATACATGCCCAGTGCCTTAGATATGAGAAACCCGAGTGCAAGAGTGACTGGCAGTGTCTAGAGAAGAAGAAATGTTGCCCTGATACTTGCGGAATCAAATGCCTGGATCCTGTCAACACCTCGAACCCag TTGAGGAGAAGCCTGGGAAGTGTCCAGTGGTCTACAGCCAATGTCTGATGCTTAACCCCCGCAGTCACTGTGAGACAGACGGCCAGTGCATGGGTAAATTAAAGTGCTGCAAGAGCATGTGTGGGAAAGTCTGCATTTCCCCTGTGAAAG CCTGA
- the LOC102988185 gene encoding antileukoproteinase-like, translating into MKPSSLIVFLVIFAFGFLMPWPVEGGLRDILKPGACPYPRPVKFLRYDPPECQSDWQCPKKQKCCYDSCGLKCMDPVDKTKPDSFFPVQRD; encoded by the exons ATGAAGCCCAGCAGCCTTATCGTCTTCCTGGTGATATTTGCCTTTGGATTCCTGATGCCCTGGCCTGTGGAAGGTGGTCTCAGAG ACATACTTAAACCTGGAGCCTGCCCCTACCCACGCCCTGTGAAGTTCCTTAGATATGACCCTCCTGAATGCCAGAGTGACTGGCAGTgtccaaaaaagcaaaaatgctGCTACGACTCTTGTGGCCTCAAATGCATGGATCCTGTAGACAAGACAAAGCCAG aTTCATTCTTCCCAGTTCAAAGAGATTAG